The DNA sequence tatatatgtatacacaTATATGATACTgattaaattcatttgaaaaaaatagagtaCAAACAACAACGCTACAAttgcaaatttatttatatgttcaaATTTGTTTCTAACAATAGCAACCATTAATTCACTTTGagaaaatcaatatatatatatatatatatatatatatatatatatataaatataaaatttatattgtaactagttatttaacatttaataattaatgttattgaaATTATTAGTTGTATACTTgtatttaatataaaacaacGAATATGATTGggataattaattattcaatgataacatatttcttaaaaaaatatttgaaagagatatcttaataatttcttttaaaaaaatcaatttctcacatcattttaattattttttttaaaataaaaaatatcctaTTTATCACGCTAGACATAAGTTAATAAGTTAACATTGTTAGAACATAAGTTAACACTTAGTAAAGATTTTGTGAGGAAAGagtaaaaataagttgttttttttttaatttaggaaTTAAAGTAGAGGTATAAAGTTtagtaactaaaaatataattccataaaaatataagaaacaaaaacatattgtttttaataataatgatatctTTATGGTCTTTTATGTActcacttttcttttattttatttctctatcATATCATTAATcccatttattattttctccctcctttctctattttattttactctaaCTCTCTTTCTTCCATTTaagttcatttaaaaaaaattagaatatagacaacaattGTATAGTAATTggtttcaaatttatttatatgtttacTAAAATCTGTTTCTAACAATTGAAGCCAATTGATTTTGTGTAATTAATATAGAGAGAGAGTGAattcatattataaataattatttaatatttaatgatttatttaatgttttactaatatttaataattaacataaatgaaattattaaataattaattttattgaaattaattataattaatattaatatggttggagttaaataattaattcttcaatactaacataaaatgaaagtaatattttttaaaagatcacTTTCTTTTATTACAGAATGGTATGATTGCTAACGTCCTTCTCATGCattcagagaaaaaaaaaacgttcgATCTTCTGATAAAAGAAATAGCTAATTTCCTATAACTTGACCATTGGTAATTAGCCATAAAAATTGTGGTGTTAGTACTTAATTGAAAAACGTATTGACGACATCCTTACCGTCTTTATGTGTATTGACTTTTctaacatttcattttttttcaatatatcatcattaatttctctccgtctcttttatttttttctatctcttTCTTCCACTGATTTTAGTATACTAGTACTCATAATTTACTTAATAcgacaagaaaaaattaatacaggttaaattcattttaaaaaatagaatataaacaACAATTGTATAGTAGTTGATTACAAATTTACTTATATGTGTAGTAAATTTGTTTCTAACAATGAAAGCCATTAATTGACTTtgagaaaattaatatatatacacacacagaATTTATATTGTAATCAATGATTtattaatgatttattaatatttaatactcAACATAAATGAAAGTATTTAATGAATACTTTTATTGAAACCAGTTATAATCAATATGAtcagaataattaattattcaatactaagataaaatgaaaataaatcaacATTGTTACAAGTGTAGCAACTTGTATTCATTAGTTAAgtgttttagaatttttatttttaactttagatataaaataaattatattaaaaaaatattcatcttcaatatgaaaaattattgattttttaattaaaaaatcatatttaaaatgatttgtaaTTGGATGATAACATCAAAGACTTTATACTaacattatataaataattagaaattaaatttttaaaaatgcatgTACACCtaattaatcttaaaatattattcttcagTATTTTAAGTATTCAAACTTTCAGTCAAAATCACAcccaataacaataataataataataatattataagttatTTACCTTCCTAAAATATGTTTCTAACCATGGCTATCATTAATATAGACATTGAATCTAGTCAATCTACAAagcaaaaaagtaaaagagaagaaaaaaaaaaaccattacaAAAGTCAATATATACATCTCAGAAACAATATTTTGTTCTCACGAAACAAATCAGAAAGTTTGTCCATAGAGCTTCACTCATTGTCTTCATTATCAATCCCCCTATCACATAACTAGCCATGGCAGTGAGCTCTGACTGCTTCTGTTTGTTACCAATCGAAGTGGTTTTAACCATCCTTTCACTCCTTCCCTTCAAGGAAGTTGTGAGAACTTGTGTACTCTCCAAGGACTGGTTGGACATATGCAAGTCCACTCCAAACATAGAGTTCAATGAACTCTTTTTCGTGAAACCCGATCAATCAAATGAAACAAGAGAAGCCCAGAGAAGGGCTTTTCTTGAGTTCATAAAATCTTGGATTGAAAACCACAAAGGAGCTACTATAGACAAGTTCTCTTTAAGTTTATCAATGCCTGCAAATGTTGGCGAGATCATTAATGAATCCGTTGCTTTTGCTACACAACGTGGGGTGAAAGAGTTGGATCTTGACTTTGTTGATAGGAGTAAGAATGAGAATGGTGATTGTTCATACGATAGTGACGAGGCATTGTTTGAATTACCATCACGGGTTTATGAGCACATAAGCCTTGAGTCTTTAAAGTTGTATTCATGCAGTTTTATTGAGACTAAAGTGCTTAACTTTCATGCACTCAAAGAAGTTTCTTTGGGTTGGATGGAAGTGAGGCTTACTGCTATCAAAGCTTTTCTTTTCAACTGTAAAAAGCTTGAGTGTTTGAGTTTTACAAGGTGTTGGAACTCAGATAAGTTTGACCTAGGTGAAGAAGAACACATGGGTCTAACAAAGCTCTTCCTGGACAAgtgcaattttgattttgattatttcAGAGTGAAAGCACCaaatcttaaaattttcaaGTATTGCGGGTGGATAAACTTTGCCGTCGTAGAAATTGATTCACTCGCAATGGAAGAGGTAGATCTTGACTTCTCTCTAGAATCATCATTTGAAGAATTTGGTCATCCTATCTACAATCTGGTGAAAGATGTTTGTACTGCTAGAGTGCTGACAGTATGTAGTTTTGTGCTTCAGGTATCAATTCGTCATCACCTTTTCTCTCagaattaatttgacaattgtTATGGTATATTAGTACTAGTTTTATAACTGTCTATAAGGGTATAACAACCCTTAGTCCATGATAACATATATTCACTCTTTTGACTTGCTCCAGTTCTGATAATTTGGATGAACTGAAATATGGATTAATTAAAGAATCTTGtctaaattaaattgttttaattaacgTATTGTGTGTGATATTTTCAGGTAATTCCTACTGGTCCTGAACAGCTACGTATGGAAGTTGACATGGATGCACGACATTTGATAATGAAGACGGCCTTGGATGACGATGAGTTTATTGGAATCTCATTCTTCCTTAACAGTTGTCCCCTCTTAGAGCGTCTCACCATTGAAATAGGTCCAAAAAGTGAGCTGTCTGTGAGTATCGATTACgtaaattgaatttgtttttcctatatacatgtgtgtgtgttgagttttggattttcttttaattaaaacatcTTTGTGGTTATTTTCTATTAACAGAAAAGGAGGCTAATTTTTGTTGTAGGATTATGAACCAGCGTTTGAATTTACCAGCTTACTTTTCTGGATTGAATATTTGAATGTTTGCGAATGCTTGATTTCAAGTCTTGAAGTGGTGGAGATTAATGGCTTTAGAGGAACTCTGAATGAATATCGCTTCCTCGAGTATTTGATCTTTAGTGGGTATGTCTTGAAAAAGATTATCATAAACATGTTGAAGGATGATTCTGGTAGGACTGTGGAGTATTATTGCCGTCATATGGCAGAACTTCTGTTGACATGTCCATGCACTTCAAGAAACTTAGAGATATCAATCTTTTGATAAATAGTTTTGAGAGAGTTGTATCAAATATCAATAATGTCTTGAAGAAGTACTCtatcattaataatattttatagaacCTTCAActttttattcacaaaaaaatacttgCCATATGTCA is a window from the Glycine max cultivar Williams 82 chromosome 2, Glycine_max_v4.0, whole genome shotgun sequence genome containing:
- the LOC102659419 gene encoding putative F-box/LRR-repeat protein At1g56400, with translation MAVSSDCFCLLPIEVVLTILSLLPFKEVVRTCVLSKDWLDICKSTPNIEFNELFFVKPDQSNETREAQRRAFLEFIKSWIENHKGATIDKFSLSLSMPANVGEIINESVAFATQRGVKELDLDFVDRSKNENGDCSYDSDEALFELPSRVYEHISLESLKLYSCSFIETKVLNFHALKEVSLGWMEVRLTAIKAFLFNCKKLECLSFTRCWNSDKFDLGEEEHMGLTKLFLDKCNFDFDYFRVKAPNLKIFKYCGWINFAVVEIDSLAMEEVDLDFSLESSFEEFGHPIYNLVKDVCTARVLTVCSFVLQVIPTGPEQLRMEVDMDARHLIMKTALDDDEFIGISFFLNSCPLLERLTIEIGPKSELSDYEPAFEFTSLLFWIEYLNVCECLISSLEVVEINGFRGTLNEYRFLEYLIFSGYVLKKIIINMLKDDSGRTVEYYCRHMAELLLTCPCTSRNLEISIF